A stretch of the Parabacteroides timonensis genome encodes the following:
- a CDS encoding diacylglycerol/lipid kinase family protein, which translates to MDGKRIKVQAIINPISGVGSKRKIPRMIEQMCEKGNCLLDISFTEYRGHASELTKKAIDEGANCIIAVGGDGTVNEIARSMLHSDAVLGIVPKGSGNGLARELHIPMDAKRALDLIIKGHISTIDCCKANNQVFFCTCGVGFDAAVSQKFAEEKRRGSLTYIKNTVEEYLSYKPEPYELLVDNQTIKEKAFLVACANASQYGNNAFIAPHANIQDGRMDLTILSPFTPLDIAPLAIQLFTKQIDRNSKIKTLKAQQVTIIRQNPGVMHLDGEPVMADSRIDISVMPQSLHVITPEVVSFTKEVHNLFGEVTRFFDKRLPYIFR; encoded by the coding sequence ATGGACGGAAAAAGAATAAAGGTGCAGGCTATAATAAATCCTATATCCGGAGTAGGTTCGAAGAGAAAGATACCCAGAATGATAGAGCAGATGTGCGAGAAAGGCAACTGTTTGCTGGATATCTCATTTACCGAATACCGGGGGCATGCAAGTGAGTTGACGAAAAAAGCGATCGATGAGGGGGCTAATTGTATTATAGCAGTAGGTGGCGATGGCACGGTGAATGAAATAGCCCGTTCTATGCTCCATTCTGATGCCGTGTTAGGGATTGTTCCGAAAGGATCTGGTAACGGACTGGCTCGCGAGTTGCATATACCGATGGATGCTAAACGGGCATTAGACCTGATTATCAAAGGGCATATTTCCACAATCGATTGTTGCAAAGCCAACAACCAGGTGTTTTTCTGTACTTGTGGAGTCGGTTTTGATGCCGCTGTAAGCCAGAAGTTTGCAGAAGAAAAACGTCGCGGATCTCTGACCTATATAAAGAATACAGTAGAAGAATATCTAAGCTATAAACCGGAGCCTTATGAGTTGTTGGTCGACAACCAGACAATCAAGGAGAAAGCGTTTCTGGTGGCATGTGCCAATGCGTCCCAATATGGGAATAATGCGTTTATTGCTCCACATGCCAATATCCAGGATGGACGGATGGATCTGACGATCTTATCTCCTTTCACTCCGCTGGATATAGCTCCTCTGGCTATTCAGCTTTTTACGAAACAGATAGATAGGAATAGTAAGATCAAGACACTGAAAGCCCAGCAGGTTACAATTATCCGGCAGAATCCGGGGGTAATGCATTTGGATGGTGAACCGGTGATGGCCGATAGTCGGATCGATATTTCTGTCATGCCGCAATCATTGCATGTTATAACTCCCGAAGTGGTTTCTTTTACGAAGGAGGTACATAACCTGTTTGGTGAGGTGACCCGTTTCTTTGATAAAAGATTACCTTACATTTTCAGATAG
- a CDS encoding tRNA1(Val) (adenine(37)-N6)-methyltransferase, which produces MANPYFRFKEFTIYHDKCAMKVGTDAVLLGAWAETTQCKSILDIGTGTGIIALMLAQRSSAEIDAIDIDKDAYIQATENVIASPFAERIKVIHSSCTDFVMSNPQKKYDLIVSNPPYFINSLKCPDTKRTIARHTETLRLPELIREVRTLLSPTGRIALVLPHEQIDEVRKLASINDLYIYRQTDVIPVPGAQPKRLLIELSATEESITKRDTLIIEKARHQYTPEYIALTKEFYLKM; this is translated from the coding sequence ATGGCAAATCCTTATTTCCGATTCAAGGAATTTACAATTTATCATGATAAATGCGCAATGAAGGTCGGAACCGACGCCGTGTTGCTGGGAGCCTGGGCTGAAACTACCCAATGCAAAAGCATACTGGATATAGGAACCGGAACCGGCATTATCGCTTTAATGCTGGCTCAACGGAGTTCGGCGGAAATCGATGCGATCGATATCGATAAAGATGCATACATACAAGCGACAGAAAACGTAATAGCCTCTCCTTTTGCCGAAAGAATAAAAGTGATACATTCTTCATGTACTGATTTTGTGATGTCAAATCCACAGAAGAAATATGATTTGATCGTATCCAACCCTCCTTACTTTATAAATTCACTGAAATGTCCGGATACTAAACGTACGATTGCCCGCCATACCGAAACACTACGACTTCCGGAACTGATCCGGGAAGTTCGGACCTTGTTATCTCCTACGGGACGAATCGCATTGGTATTACCCCATGAACAAATAGATGAAGTCAGGAAACTCGCGTCCATAAACGATTTATATATTTACAGGCAAACAGACGTAATCCCTGTCCCCGGAGCACAACCCAAGCGATTACTGATAGAATTGTCAGCTACAGAAGAAAGCATAACAAAACGGGATACACTGATTATAGAAAAAGCCCGCCATCAGTATACCCCGGAATATATTGCACTCACCAAAGAGTTCTATCTGAAAATGTAA
- the lon gene encoding endopeptidase La, with protein sequence MKERMKRFTEESYDDLDDNIGIVMPILTECDVDEDFTEGIEKVGNEIPILPLRNMVLFPGVAMPVIVGRPKSMRLIKEAVYKKALIGVVCQKEMNTEDPGLDDLYTTGVIADIVRVLEMPDGTTTVILQGKKRFALESLKETEPYLKGKISLLEDKMPKKSDREFEALISTIKDLTIKMLGALNEPPRDLIFSIKNNKNVLYLINFSCSNIPSGSAEKQELLLIGDLKDRAYRLLFILNREYQLVELKASIQMKTHEDINQQQKEYFLQQQIKTIQEELGGNINDLEIKELREKAARKKWPAAVAEIFEKEVRKLERLHPQSPDFSIQTQYVQTIINLPWNEYSKDNFNLAHAQKVLDRDHYGLEKVKERIIEHLAVLKLKGDMKSPIICLYGPPGVGKTSLGKSVAEALHRKYVRISLGGLHDEAEIRGHRRTYIGAMSGRIIQNIQKAGSSNPVFILDEIDKVTNDFKGDPASALLEVLDPEQNSTFHDNYLDIDYDLSKVMFIATANNLNTISQPLLDRMELIEVSGYILEEKVEIAARHLVPKQLEAHGLSKGKVKLPKKTLQVIIESYTRESGVRELDKKIAKIMRKLARKVASDEAIPSQIKPEDLHEYLGQIEYSRDKYQGNEYAGVVTGLAWTAVGGEILFVESSLSRGKGSKLTLTGNLGEVMKESAMLALEFIHAHASLFDINEELFENWNVHIHVPEGAIPKDGPSAGVTMVTSLVSAFTQRKVKKNLAMTGEITLRGKVLPVGGIKEKILAAKRAGIKELILCKENQKDINEIKAEYVKGLTFHYVEDIRQVIDLALLKEKVDNPLF encoded by the coding sequence ATGAAAGAAAGAATGAAGAGGTTTACTGAAGAGTCGTACGACGATTTAGATGATAATATTGGTATTGTAATGCCTATCCTGACAGAGTGCGATGTGGATGAGGATTTTACAGAGGGTATAGAGAAAGTCGGTAATGAAATACCTATTCTTCCGTTGAGGAATATGGTTCTTTTTCCGGGAGTAGCTATGCCGGTTATAGTCGGTCGTCCGAAATCTATGCGTCTGATAAAAGAAGCTGTTTATAAGAAAGCACTGATCGGTGTGGTATGTCAGAAAGAGATGAATACGGAAGATCCCGGTTTGGATGATCTGTACACAACTGGTGTGATTGCTGATATCGTGCGTGTTCTGGAAATGCCGGATGGTACGACAACCGTGATCCTGCAGGGGAAAAAACGTTTCGCTTTGGAATCTTTAAAAGAGACAGAGCCTTATCTGAAGGGCAAAATATCTTTGCTGGAAGATAAAATGCCGAAAAAGTCAGATCGTGAGTTCGAAGCGCTGATCTCCACAATTAAAGATCTTACCATAAAAATGCTGGGGGCTTTGAATGAGCCGCCACGTGATCTGATATTTTCCATAAAGAATAATAAGAATGTTCTTTACCTGATTAATTTTTCTTGTAGTAATATTCCCAGTGGATCGGCTGAGAAACAGGAACTACTGTTGATCGGTGACCTGAAAGATCGTGCATATCGTTTGTTGTTTATCCTAAATCGTGAATATCAGCTGGTAGAACTTAAAGCTTCTATCCAGATGAAGACGCATGAAGATATCAATCAGCAACAGAAGGAATATTTCCTCCAGCAACAGATCAAGACGATCCAGGAAGAGCTGGGTGGAAATATAAACGATCTCGAAATAAAAGAATTGCGTGAAAAGGCTGCCCGTAAGAAGTGGCCGGCAGCTGTAGCTGAAATATTTGAAAAGGAAGTTCGTAAGCTGGAACGTCTGCATCCGCAGTCTCCTGATTTTTCTATACAGACACAATATGTACAGACAATAATCAACCTTCCATGGAATGAATACAGCAAGGATAACTTTAATCTGGCTCATGCCCAGAAAGTTCTTGATCGCGATCATTATGGTTTGGAAAAGGTGAAAGAGCGTATTATAGAACATTTGGCTGTATTGAAGTTGAAAGGAGATATGAAATCGCCCATTATCTGTTTATACGGACCTCCGGGAGTTGGTAAAACTTCTTTAGGTAAATCTGTTGCTGAAGCTTTACATCGTAAATATGTGCGTATTTCGTTGGGCGGTTTACATGATGAAGCTGAAATACGTGGTCATCGCCGTACCTATATCGGTGCGATGAGCGGGCGTATTATCCAGAATATTCAGAAGGCGGGAAGTTCTAATCCTGTCTTTATCCTGGACGAAATAGATAAGGTAACAAACGATTTTAAAGGTGATCCGGCTTCTGCATTACTGGAAGTATTGGACCCGGAACAGAACTCGACATTCCATGATAATTATCTGGATATTGACTATGATTTAAGTAAAGTCATGTTTATAGCTACGGCTAATAATCTGAATACGATTTCTCAACCGTTACTGGATCGTATGGAACTGATTGAAGTAAGTGGTTATATCCTGGAGGAAAAGGTGGAAATTGCAGCCCGCCACCTGGTCCCGAAACAACTCGAAGCTCATGGCCTTAGCAAAGGTAAGGTGAAGCTCCCCAAAAAGACTTTACAGGTAATAATTGAATCATATACCCGTGAGAGCGGTGTTCGTGAACTGGATAAGAAGATTGCCAAGATCATGCGTAAGCTGGCCCGTAAAGTGGCTTCCGACGAGGCAATCCCGTCACAGATCAAACCGGAAGATCTCCATGAATATCTGGGACAAATCGAATATAGCCGGGATAAATATCAAGGTAACGAATATGCCGGTGTTGTTACAGGATTAGCCTGGACTGCAGTAGGAGGGGAGATTCTGTTTGTGGAATCGAGCCTGAGCCGTGGTAAAGGTTCTAAGTTAACTTTGACAGGTAATTTGGGAGAGGTAATGAAAGAATCTGCCATGTTGGCACTTGAATTTATTCATGCTCATGCTTCTTTATTCGATATTAACGAAGAATTATTTGAAAACTGGAACGTACATATTCATGTCCCTGAAGGGGCTATACCGAAGGACGGACCTAGTGCTGGTGTAACGATGGTGACTTCTCTTGTGTCTGCGTTTACCCAGCGTAAAGTGAAAAAGAACCTGGCAATGACTGGAGAAATAACGCTTCGTGGTAAAGTTCTTCCGGTAGGTGGAATCAAAGAAAAGATTCTGGCAGCTAAACGAGCCGGTATCAAGGAATTGATCTTGTGCAAAGAGAATCAGAAAGATATCAATGAGATCAAAGCGGAATATGTGAAAGGTCTGACTTTCCACTATGTGGAGGATATTCGTCAGGTAATAGATCTTGCCTTGTTGAAAGAAAAGGTGGATAATCCGTTGTTTTGA